A part of Syngnathus acus chromosome 20, fSynAcu1.2, whole genome shotgun sequence genomic DNA contains:
- the LOC119139375 gene encoding neutral cholesterol ester hydrolase 1-like encodes MRLRFTGAVLLAAAAYYVYLPLPAGVSEPWKLMLLDALFRGFMRVGDVAQALGVCHQVHLLNWMVSWAEEIEARSSPAVLVSDGQLGGVPARMFQATGGRSPKRGVIYFHGGGWALGTARMRSYDLMCRQMAEQLDAVVMSIDYRLAPEAVFPDQYHDALAASRAFLSQEVAKHYGLDRERLCVSGDSSGGNLAAAVAQELGADVTLTARFKAQALIYPVLQALDFHTASYQQNRAVPILFRPVMARFWLLYLGADPSLKPALLANNHSALDQPAIGPAARSRLDWTALLPEERKKDFRPLVVETGSPGLAGLVPALLDVRAAPLLAEREALAKTPEAYVLTCEFDVLRDDGLMYAERLRRAGVRVTSDHYEDGFHGCLSFAHLPVMSAVGRRALDNYIRWLDHNL; translated from the exons ATGAGGCTGCGTTTCACCGGAGCCGTGCTGCTGGCGGCGGCTGCCTATTACGTGTACCTGCCGCTGCCCGCCGGAGTGAGCGAGCCGTGGAAGCTGATGCTGCTGGACGCCCTCTTCCGGGGCTTCATGCGTGTG GGTGATGTGGCCCAGGCGCTGGGCGTGTGCCACCAGGTGCACCTGCTCAACTGGATGGTGTCATGGGCCGAGGAGATTGAGGCACGTTCAAGCCCCGCCGTGCTCGTCAGCGATGGACAGCTCGGGGGCGTACCCGCTCGCATGTTCCAGGCCACGGGTGGACGCAGCCCCAAAAGGGGGGTCATCTACTTTCACGGCGGAGGTTGGGCGCTGGGAACTGCAC GGATGCGATCGTATGATCTCATGTGCCGCCAAATGGCGGAACAGCTGGATGCTGTCGTCATGTCTATCGA CTATCGTCTGGCTCCAGAGGCGGTGTTCCCGGACCAGTACCACGACGCGCTGGCGGCATCGCGGGCCTTCCTGTCCCAGGAGGTCGCCAAGCATTACGGGCTGGACCGGGAACGACTGTGCGTGTCGGGAGACAGTTCGGGAGGGAACTTGGCGGCAGCTGTCGCGCAGGAG CTGGGCGCCGACGTGACCCTGACGGCACGCTTCAAGGCCCAGGCGCTGATTTACCCGGTCCTGCAGGCGCTGGACTTCCACACCGCGTCCTACCAGCAAAACCGGGCGGTGCCCATCCTCTTCCGGCCCGTCATGGCCCGCTTCTGGCTGCTCTACCTCGGCGCCGACCCGTCCCTGAAGCCAGCGCTACTGGCCAACAACCACAGCGCCTTGGACCAGCCGGCGATTGGCCCGGCCGCACGATCCCGACTAGACTGGACCGCTCTGCTGCCGGAGGAGCGCAAGAAAGACTTCCGGCCACTGGTGGTGGAGACGGGCTCGCCGGGGCTGGCGGGCCTGGTGCCGGCGCTGTTGGACGTGAGGGCGGCGCCCCTGCTGGCCGAGCGGGAGGCGCTGGCCAAGACGCCCGAGGCGTACGTGCTGACGTGCGAGTTCGACGTGCTGCGGGATGACGGGCTGATGTATGCCGAGAGGCTGCGGCGGGCCGGTGTACGCGTGACCAGCGACCACTATGAGGACGGCTTCCACGGCTGCTTGTCCTTCGCACACCTGCCCGTCATGTCCGCCGTGGGCCGCCGTGCCCTCGACAACTACATACGATGGCTGGACCACAATCTCTGA
- the emc9 gene encoding ER membrane protein complex subunit 9, whose amino-acid sequence MGEVELSCRAYVKMYLHACLFPRCSVNGVLLSSSSAGGAVCVTDCVPLLHSHLSLAPVTQLALTQVDVWCSQTRQRIVGYYQANACVSDCSPTQGALKIADKIAEQFDGAVLLMLDGSKMSPDYRVPPIVMYERRDSRWTLKDKHTIMLRQWEETRAIASQMLESGDHSLLVDFDSHLDDITRDWTNQKLNAKIVELASPANGNI is encoded by the exons ATGGGCGAAGTGGAGCTGTCATGCCGGGCGTACGTCAAGATGTACCTGCACGCCTGCCTCTTCCCCCGTTGCAGCGTCAACGGGGTGCTGTTGTCTTCCAGCTCGGCAGGGGGCGCTGTCTGCGTGACTGACTGCGTGCCGCTGCTGCACTCGCACCTGTCCCTGGCGCCCGTCACCCAGCTGGCACTCACACAG GTGGACGTGTGGTGCTCGCAGACCCGGCAAAGGATTGTGGGATACTATCAAGCCAACGCCTGCGTGTCAGATTGCAG TCCAACGCAAGGAGCCCTGAAGATCGCCGACAAGATCGCCGAACAGTTCGACGGCGCCGTTCTGCTCATG CTGGACGGGAGCAAAATGTCTCCCGACTACCGTGTCCCTCCCATCGTCATGTACGAACGCAGAGACTCGAGGTGGACGCTGAAGGACAAGCACAC GATCATGCTGAGGCAGTGGGAGGAGACCCGCGCCATCGCCAGCCAGATGTTGGAGTCGGGCGACCACTCGCTCCTGGTGGATTTCGACAGCCACCTGGATGACATCACCAGAGACTGGACCAATCAGAAGCTGAACGCCAAGATCGTCGAGCTGGCCTCGCCGGCCAACGGAAACATCTAG
- the irf9 gene encoding interferon regulatory factor 9 isoform X2, producing the protein MAHATPRHTRKLRLWMVKQVNSGQFPGLKWEDEAKTMFRIPWKHAGKQDFRKDEDAAIFKAWAEFKGRLSDNNPASWKTRLRCALKKSTEFCEVVERAQLDISEPYKVYRLVPPDEQGALIPERKCEKRVRKCKRRSNSSSDVTADEDVPRVKHMKTAADDGKIEPIAEDIGVQPEHLLAERHPALMDNHSMEAPLSEIQLDVCIQESVTPPQEDSLHVAVHYLGQKVLTRHIKGADVRVVYVSSSSPAPPTPAPDVCFPRIHLPEPPPTVSGERAALLSLLPFMEKGILLTSTPLGVYGRRFCRGRVFWTGPHGSSPALSKMERNSEPILLFSKDAFKRQLENFCVNGGEPPQCSLTLCFGEELSCTEDPSEKLITVQVTLPWAERQVRSACSTLEPFDILESPLEEITLNLVAEQSDEAEAAAP; encoded by the exons ATGGCCCATGCGACGCCGCGACACACCCGCAAACTGCGCTTGTGGATGGTGAAACAG GTGAACAGTGGTCAATTCCCGGGTCTGAAATGGGAGGATGAGGCCAAAACCATGTTCCGCATCCCCTGGAAACATGCCGGCAAGCAAGACTTTCGCAAGGATGAGGATGCCGCCATCTTCAAG GCATGGGCCGAGTTCAAGGGCAGGCTAAGCGATAACAACCCAGCCAGCTGGAAGACGCGTCTGCGCTGCGCCCTCAAAAAGAGCACTGAGTTTTGCGAGGTTGTGGAGCGAGCCCAGCTGGACATCTCGGAGCCGTACAAAGTCTACCGACTGGTACCGCCCGACGAGCAAG GAGCGCTAATTCCAGAGAGGAAATGTGAGAAAAGGGTCCGCAAATGCAAGCGCaggagcaacagcagcagcgacGTCACGGCAGATGAAGACGTCCCTCGCGTCAAGCACATGAAGACGGCGGCGGACGACGGCAAAATTGAGCCA ATCGCCGAAGACATCGGGGTGCAGCCTGAGCATCTCCTGGCAGAGCGGCACCCGGCACTGATGGACAACCACTCAATGGAAGCCC CGCTCAGCGAGATCCAACTGGACGTGTGCATCCAGGAGAGTGTCACACCTCCACAGGAAG ACTCGCTGCACGTGGCGGTGCACTACTTGGGCCAGAAAGTGCTGACGCGACACATCAAGGGGGCCGACGTGCGGGTGGTGTACGTGTCGTCCTCCTCGCCTGCCCCGCCCACACCCGCCCCCGACGTCTGCTTCCCGCGCATCCACCTGCCGGAGCCGCCGCCTACGGTGTCCGGCGAAAGGGCGGCGCtgctctccctgctgcccttcATGGAGAAGGGCATATTGCTCACGTCCACCCCCCTGGGCGTCTACGGCCGCCGCTTCTGCCGCGGCCGCGTGTTCTGGACGGGGCCTCACGGCAGCTCGCCCGCCTTATCCAAGATGGAGAGGAACTCAGAGCCCATCCTGCTCTTCAGCAAAGATGCCTTCAAGCGAC AGCTGGAGAACTTTTGTGTGAACGGCGGCGAGCCGCCACAATGCAGCCTCACTCTCTGCTTTGGCGAAGAACTCAGCTGCACTGAAGATCCGTCCGAAAAACTCATCACCGTTCAG GTGACTTTGCCATGGGCCGAGCGGCAAGTGCGGAGCGCTTGCTCCACGCTGGAGCCCTTCGACATCCTGGAGTCTCCGCTGGAAGAGATCACACTGAACTTGGTGGCGGAGCAGAGCGACGAGGCGGAGGCGGCGGCACCCTGA
- the irf9 gene encoding interferon regulatory factor 9 isoform X1, whose protein sequence is MAHATPRHTRKLRLWMVKQVNSGQFPGLKWEDEAKTMFRIPWKHAGKQDFRKDEDAAIFKAWAEFKGRLSDNNPASWKTRLRCALKKSTEFCEVVERAQLDISEPYKVYRLVPPDEQGALIPERKCEKRVRKCKRRSNSSSDVTADEDVPRVKHMKTAADDGKIEPIAEDIGVQPEHLLAERHPALMDNHSMEAPLSEIQLDVCIQESVTPPQEGKHSLHVAVHYLGQKVLTRHIKGADVRVVYVSSSSPAPPTPAPDVCFPRIHLPEPPPTVSGERAALLSLLPFMEKGILLTSTPLGVYGRRFCRGRVFWTGPHGSSPALSKMERNSEPILLFSKDAFKRQLENFCVNGGEPPQCSLTLCFGEELSCTEDPSEKLITVQVTLPWAERQVRSACSTLEPFDILESPLEEITLNLVAEQSDEAEAAAP, encoded by the exons ATGGCCCATGCGACGCCGCGACACACCCGCAAACTGCGCTTGTGGATGGTGAAACAG GTGAACAGTGGTCAATTCCCGGGTCTGAAATGGGAGGATGAGGCCAAAACCATGTTCCGCATCCCCTGGAAACATGCCGGCAAGCAAGACTTTCGCAAGGATGAGGATGCCGCCATCTTCAAG GCATGGGCCGAGTTCAAGGGCAGGCTAAGCGATAACAACCCAGCCAGCTGGAAGACGCGTCTGCGCTGCGCCCTCAAAAAGAGCACTGAGTTTTGCGAGGTTGTGGAGCGAGCCCAGCTGGACATCTCGGAGCCGTACAAAGTCTACCGACTGGTACCGCCCGACGAGCAAG GAGCGCTAATTCCAGAGAGGAAATGTGAGAAAAGGGTCCGCAAATGCAAGCGCaggagcaacagcagcagcgacGTCACGGCAGATGAAGACGTCCCTCGCGTCAAGCACATGAAGACGGCGGCGGACGACGGCAAAATTGAGCCA ATCGCCGAAGACATCGGGGTGCAGCCTGAGCATCTCCTGGCAGAGCGGCACCCGGCACTGATGGACAACCACTCAATGGAAGCCC CGCTCAGCGAGATCCAACTGGACGTGTGCATCCAGGAGAGTGTCACACCTCCACAGGAAGGTAAGC ACTCGCTGCACGTGGCGGTGCACTACTTGGGCCAGAAAGTGCTGACGCGACACATCAAGGGGGCCGACGTGCGGGTGGTGTACGTGTCGTCCTCCTCGCCTGCCCCGCCCACACCCGCCCCCGACGTCTGCTTCCCGCGCATCCACCTGCCGGAGCCGCCGCCTACGGTGTCCGGCGAAAGGGCGGCGCtgctctccctgctgcccttcATGGAGAAGGGCATATTGCTCACGTCCACCCCCCTGGGCGTCTACGGCCGCCGCTTCTGCCGCGGCCGCGTGTTCTGGACGGGGCCTCACGGCAGCTCGCCCGCCTTATCCAAGATGGAGAGGAACTCAGAGCCCATCCTGCTCTTCAGCAAAGATGCCTTCAAGCGAC AGCTGGAGAACTTTTGTGTGAACGGCGGCGAGCCGCCACAATGCAGCCTCACTCTCTGCTTTGGCGAAGAACTCAGCTGCACTGAAGATCCGTCCGAAAAACTCATCACCGTTCAG GTGACTTTGCCATGGGCCGAGCGGCAAGTGCGGAGCGCTTGCTCCACGCTGGAGCCCTTCGACATCCTGGAGTCTCCGCTGGAAGAGATCACACTGAACTTGGTGGCGGAGCAGAGCGACGAGGCGGAGGCGGCGGCACCCTGA
- the irf9 gene encoding interferon regulatory factor 9 isoform X3 has product MFRIPWKHAGKQDFRKDEDAAIFKAWAEFKGRLSDNNPASWKTRLRCALKKSTEFCEVVERAQLDISEPYKVYRLVPPDEQGALIPERKCEKRVRKCKRRSNSSSDVTADEDVPRVKHMKTAADDGKIEPIAEDIGVQPEHLLAERHPALMDNHSMEAPLSEIQLDVCIQESVTPPQEGKHSLHVAVHYLGQKVLTRHIKGADVRVVYVSSSSPAPPTPAPDVCFPRIHLPEPPPTVSGERAALLSLLPFMEKGILLTSTPLGVYGRRFCRGRVFWTGPHGSSPALSKMERNSEPILLFSKDAFKRQLENFCVNGGEPPQCSLTLCFGEELSCTEDPSEKLITVQVTLPWAERQVRSACSTLEPFDILESPLEEITLNLVAEQSDEAEAAAP; this is encoded by the exons ATGTTCCGCATCCCCTGGAAACATGCCGGCAAGCAAGACTTTCGCAAGGATGAGGATGCCGCCATCTTCAAG GCATGGGCCGAGTTCAAGGGCAGGCTAAGCGATAACAACCCAGCCAGCTGGAAGACGCGTCTGCGCTGCGCCCTCAAAAAGAGCACTGAGTTTTGCGAGGTTGTGGAGCGAGCCCAGCTGGACATCTCGGAGCCGTACAAAGTCTACCGACTGGTACCGCCCGACGAGCAAG GAGCGCTAATTCCAGAGAGGAAATGTGAGAAAAGGGTCCGCAAATGCAAGCGCaggagcaacagcagcagcgacGTCACGGCAGATGAAGACGTCCCTCGCGTCAAGCACATGAAGACGGCGGCGGACGACGGCAAAATTGAGCCA ATCGCCGAAGACATCGGGGTGCAGCCTGAGCATCTCCTGGCAGAGCGGCACCCGGCACTGATGGACAACCACTCAATGGAAGCCC CGCTCAGCGAGATCCAACTGGACGTGTGCATCCAGGAGAGTGTCACACCTCCACAGGAAGGTAAGC ACTCGCTGCACGTGGCGGTGCACTACTTGGGCCAGAAAGTGCTGACGCGACACATCAAGGGGGCCGACGTGCGGGTGGTGTACGTGTCGTCCTCCTCGCCTGCCCCGCCCACACCCGCCCCCGACGTCTGCTTCCCGCGCATCCACCTGCCGGAGCCGCCGCCTACGGTGTCCGGCGAAAGGGCGGCGCtgctctccctgctgcccttcATGGAGAAGGGCATATTGCTCACGTCCACCCCCCTGGGCGTCTACGGCCGCCGCTTCTGCCGCGGCCGCGTGTTCTGGACGGGGCCTCACGGCAGCTCGCCCGCCTTATCCAAGATGGAGAGGAACTCAGAGCCCATCCTGCTCTTCAGCAAAGATGCCTTCAAGCGAC AGCTGGAGAACTTTTGTGTGAACGGCGGCGAGCCGCCACAATGCAGCCTCACTCTCTGCTTTGGCGAAGAACTCAGCTGCACTGAAGATCCGTCCGAAAAACTCATCACCGTTCAG GTGACTTTGCCATGGGCCGAGCGGCAAGTGCGGAGCGCTTGCTCCACGCTGGAGCCCTTCGACATCCTGGAGTCTCCGCTGGAAGAGATCACACTGAACTTGGTGGCGGAGCAGAGCGACGAGGCGGAGGCGGCGGCACCCTGA